From the genome of Prunus persica cultivar Lovell chromosome G8, Prunus_persica_NCBIv2, whole genome shotgun sequence:
ATTGACCAAGAAAGAAGCAATTCGCAAAACATTGGTCGAAGTTTTTGgagcaaaattaaaattgccaATACTATTAATCGAAACCCATTCACCAATGGGCAAAGTCACTGGTGCCTAAGATATATTGCAAACTGATTTAGACAATGGAAGAGCAGTGATGTGGTCTGTCGCGCCACTATCAATAATCCATTCTTGCGAATGGTATGAAGGCACACTTGCTGCTGCATTAATCTGAGTTTCGGATGCATGGACCTTGCCAGCGTCAGCTGCGGAAGCTTTGCTGCACATGAACGCCAGGAGCTACTGGTATTGTTCATTAAACAAGGTCAGCGAAGCTGCCCCCTGAGAAGCATGGACATTGTTGGCTACGACActtccaatgtgggacattTTTCACTTGCTAGATAtgtcaactttccaatgtagGATATTTTCCACTTCACATCCCagaccctttttttctttttcttttttaatgtcAGAAGAAGGATCAAAGGAGATGAACTCGAGATTCTCATGTATTGAAAGTATTAATGAATGACCCTTACAATGATTGGAGATGTTGGTATGCACAATGTTTGAAAATaacgcaaaaaaaaaaaaaaaaaaaacccctccAATCGAGAAGAACATGAAGAATTGAACTGTTTGATTATTGTTATTTAACTCAATTAATTCCAGAACAAATGATGTCCTCAAACTCGATGTCCATAAGGGAGGAGATGGTGGGGTGCTAGGGTTTGGGGAATAAGATGAGGATGagtctttatttttaattttttaattttcatactGTTTTTAAGCAACTACTTAATACTATTATTTGATATTGTAAAAGGTtatacttttaattttttgtgaaattacaaatttactcTTAATCTAACGGAAAACTGGATGACATCTTTAAGAATCTTATGGTAGGTCgttaattcatcaaaaaaattattataaagaCTAAATTAACAATATTCAAATAATTCAAGAAACAAAACGGGTGAAAACCCTATAAAGAATTTATAAGATACATACATCGCATCACCACACCTCATATATAACTTATAGGTCGTGTAATATACCCATCTTGCTTCTAATTCCAAAGCCTAATAAATCtgaaaattctaaattaattttgagcAATAATAATACCacttatacaaaaaaaaacgTTAATGTTCCTTTATATgtgcaaaagaaaagaaaagaaaactgtACGAGATTGCATGCAAGTTCCAACAAAGTACGGACCACGTGGGCTTACTTTGtttaacccataaaaaaaaaaaacattagtgAATGCTTtttccttataaaaaaaatctgctGAGCGACCAACGACAATATGCCAAGTAAAGTGAGATTTggaaattaatttagaataattAGGCAACTAGAATTTAAATTTCCCTGCTACCAAAGACCAGTAATGCGCCAGCTGTCAATTACTCCTTCAAACACGCCCCCCCAAACCAAACCACGTCACTCTTTGTTGGATTTGAACAGACCCACAGAAAAACCTGTCATCCATTTCTGCCCTTTCTGAAAACCACTGCTCCCTTGGTTTTACAAAACCCCACACATTTTCCCTAAACTCTTTACAATGACATTATTATCCTTTACCCAATTTCTTtccatattttttaaatagattTCTTTTcacaattagaaaaataaaaaacaattttcaTTTAACATTTTCGGTTCGAAGAGAcgcatttttctttcttttcaacatTTTTTCCCGTTTCAAAAATGTGTGGCATCACAGTAATTATATCCAAGATTGAGGTCAGATACCTGATCCCAATTCTTATAAATGTAAGCCGCTCACTGTGTGACGAAGAGCGAGCACCTGAGTGAGGAAGAGCGAGCACCTACCTACATACCAGACGCAACCCAAAAGAACGATCTCTCGAGACATGCAGGGCTCCCTCTTCCTTGACACCAAAACTCTTGCATGGCCTTCACGCGGCCACACCCAAACCTCCTCCCACCACCTCCGCCGCCTCACTCCACCAAATTCCACCATCAAATTCCGACAACCACAACCAATCTCCGCCGTCGCCACCTCACCACCGCCATCTCTAACTAGACAAAAGACCCACTCTATGCCCCCTGAAAAAGTCGAGATCTTCAAATCGCTCGAGGGCTGGGCCTCCGAACACGTCCTCCCGTTTTTAAAGCCGGTGGACCAGTGTTGGCAGCCCAGTGCATTCCTGCCCGACCCAGCACTACCCAAAGGGGAGTTTCTGGATCGGGTTCAGGAGCTCCGCGATCGGACCAATGGGCTACCCGACGAGTACTTTGTTGTGCTCGTCGGGGACATGATCACGGAGGACGCATTGCCCACTTATCAGAGCATGATAAATGGGCTGGACGGAGTTAGGGACGAGACTGGAGCTAGCTCGAGTCCGTGGGCTCGATGGACTCGGGCCTGGACTGCTGAGGAGAATAGGCACGGGGATCTGCTCCGCACGTTTCTTTACTTGTCGGGTCGGGTGGATATGCTCATGATCGAGAAAACCGTACAGTATCTTATTGGAGCTGGCATGGTGAGTCcaatacataaatatattttttcccttatttcgAATTAATTAGCTACATAAGATGTTTTTTATGTGATTGGAAGAAAAGCCCATTTTTCCTTAAATAAAAAGCACTTTTTGGATTAAAATAAGCGTTTTTGGCTTCTTTCccatatatttgtttttattttggttctattgtttgattttaaataattaaaacagaTGCACTTTTTGCTGTTAAATGAGCCAATGCCAATTTCctgtttttggaaaaaaattaattaatttttatgtgtggcattatattataaaaataaccacGTTTGTGTTTCATTAAGGAAAGCACGTTTTGGCTTTTTCAGAAAGTGcttttttgcttttaatttACTGCAGGAGCCAGGGACAGAGAATAATCCGTACTTGGGGTTCGTGTACACGTCGTTCCAAGAGCGAGCCACGTTCATATCACACGGCAACACGGCTCGGCTGGCTAAAGACGGCGGTGATCCAGTGCTCGCGCGCATGTGCGGAACCATTGCATCCGACGAGAGGCGCCACGAGATGGCATACTCTAAGATCGTTGAAAAGCTCCTCGAAGTGGACCCCACGGGAGCAATGGTGGCGATTGCTGATATGATGAGGAAAAAAATCACGATGCCGGCGCACCTTATGTACGATGGGGAAGACCCCAAGCTATTCGAGCACTTCGCCGCAGTGGCTCAGCGGCTGGGCGTGTACACGGCTGATGATTACGCGGACATCTTGGAGTTTCTGATCGGACGGTGGAGGTTGGAGAAGTTGGAGGGATTGACAGCAGAGGGTGCGCGTGCGCAGGAGTTCGTGTGTGGATTAGCGCCGAGGATAAGGAGGCTTCAGGAGCGAGCGGATGAAAGAGCACGGAAGATGGGCCCGCATGCAGTCAAGTTTAGCTGGATCTTTAATAAAGAAGTCGTgctgtaattaagtaattaagaaGTTAATTAGTAGCAATGGGAATGTAATTAGGAACTTAAATCAAGACTATTTTGGTATGTAATTAGAGTACTTAATCAAaactttcctctttttttggtaGTTGAAAAGAATATGTCGTGTTTTTTTCCCCACCTGAGAGAACaattttcttcattgtttgttgctttcatcaattttcttcattttgattTATGCTGCGTTTGGATGAAGGAATTCTAATTTTCATAGAATTTGTAAATGACGGAATTTGTAATTACATCATTTTAAATTACGTCAATTCCAAATTTTCAGTGTTTGGATATCTTGTATATAGAATTTAGGAAATGACGAAAATTACAATTTCTCTTGTTTGGATAATCATAAAAGGAATTTTAAAACTGAAACTCGCAAAGGAGGCTTAAGAATAAAAAAGCATGCAATTGTTAGAACAAATGGAGAAACAAAGAGTTTGCCAAACGCATGGAGTTTCCTTTTCCATCGGTGAAATTCCGATATTTTTTCAAATCCCgtctttatttccttttgccaAATACGCGGTTAAAGTTTTATGTTCGTTTGTTTATATGCAAATTAATATATGACTTGtttgttgggttgggttgcTGTAGATGTCAGAGCAATTCAACGAGGATTTGACTCTCTGGCAAAATCTCAACAAGACATTttcagaaccaaaaaaaaaaaaaaaaaactagacaTTTCAATATTGCATTTGAGTTTACAGGAGGATGGCAAAAGGACGATGTCAACACAAAAACCATCagaaataagttttttttaaatgtatcaagatgtgatttttttttgccgTCAATAAACATTCCAAGTTctacaattatgataatgAGTTAGTCAATTATGATAATGAGTTAGTTGATAAAGTTctacaattatgataatgAGTTAGTTGATAAAGTTCTACAATTATGATAATAAGTTAGTTGATAATGAGTTAGTTGATGTAATCTTGTCTTATAGATTttggcaaaaacaaaagaaaaaaaaaactcttatcttatatataacttagtaatattatttatccggaataaaatcaaatactttataatattatgaatAAACAGTCAGTACTATATGGAATAGATTAATATTATCCGACATAAATTAGTCAGTACAAGCcgacgtaccaaacgagcctataaaatataaattaatggtcctatttttataaataaaaaaaatttattaaatagtatagccaaacgtctatactctgtttttcctaaatttttttaaaaaaaatagtatagccggacggctacaCTCGGTttcataattctttttttttaaaaaatattatagccgcccattttttataataaaaatagtatggcaGCGCGGCTATACGCCGTTTTTTACAATTTATAAATAGTCTAGCAGCACGGCtgtactcagtttttttttttatatttaaaaatagtatagctgatGGCTTtacatggttttttttaactGGCTATActaggtttttttcttttaaaaaaaaaattaatatagcTGTTCGGCTTAACTCgactctttattttattttatttaaaagaaatagtatagccgcggctatacttggttTTTGCTCACAGCATCACCTAATTTCCATATTTAGTGTTGAGATTCATGACACCCAAACTTCTAAGTAGGTTAGCACAAGTGGATATCTCCAATCACTTACTTCAAGGGCATGGCTCAATTCTCGTCTTCAGCTTCTTGTAAGAGCAACCAGGAGAGGTACTCAAATTCCTGGCCCAATTGGGTCTGGTGGAGTCACCCTTTTTCTATAATGGGGTACTTCCTCTTACAGCCGCCCCTTGGCCTTGGGAATTGCTCATCAGCCTCTTCAAAATCCCCCTGCAATTCAAAGCAATAGTGTCCCACATATGAACTCATAATGTGGCACTGCCTGGAAAGATGCTTATCCCAAAATCCAACATGAGTTTATTGAATGATCTAAGAATAATACTCACATATGCATACACATGACGTCCAGTTGACGATTTAAGTGGTCCTTTCTTTTGAAGCTGGAACAACAATCATCCATCAAACAAACGTATGGCCACTGTAAAGAATaagttaaattaattcagGAACCAATAGCCATAGTTTCAAAATACAAGTGAACAAGCATTCGATTCTAACTGAACAGTACGTGATTGATGCTTGCTTGCACCTGGTACTGGTCCATTCAAGTCAAACCCTCGTGCATTTTGGAGTTCTTTGTGTGGAATCCAATGCTCTACATTGTCCAACagatatttctttaaaatgtCGATTCCTGCGAAAGTTATAACTTCAATTGATGCAAATACTACAGAAACCTCatccaaaaagtaaaaaataagcTAAAAGGAATTCACGAACGAATAACCATATAATTTCAAAGTGCACATGATCAAGCATTCAAACCTCAAACTGAGCAGTACGTGATTGAGGTTCAGTTGATGGCCGCAGCGAATAAAGACTTTAAAAACTCAGCTTTTCTTTAAAgtcagggaaaaaaaaaaaaagacccgcctaggccgatttttcgaacCCGCTCTCATGGGCTACAGCAGCGGCATTCCTCAGCTCTCACAGACTCGTACCGCTAAAGCTTTCCGAGCTTTCCCCAAGGCGCTTACGACGTCGTTCCCAATTCGTTCCAACCAGCAAGCTTTTCACAAAATTGTCACTTGGCGAACTGCATCAGTCTCAGCCTCCAATAATGTCTTCACTTGGGAAGACGTCGTTAGGATATCCAAACCGGTTCAGATCTCAGGGGCCAttcggattttttttattttgtaaaaataaatagtatcgccgtgcggctatactcggtttttaattgttttaaaaatagtatagccgcacggctgtacacggcatttttaaaatttttaaataaatagtatagccgggcggctagaCTCATTTGCCCTAATTTTTCAAATGCaatggtatagccgagcggctatactctggttttcccaattttttaaattacaaatcgtatagccgccgggctatactcggtttttccatttaaaaaaaaagaaatagtatggCCGCACGGCTATGTTTCAAAactagtatagccgaccggctatactcggtttttccaatttttctgaaaaagcAATAGTATAGCTGCCCCGCTAGAttcggttttttatttttttttaaatggaaatagtatagccgcgcggctatacgaatttttaaatagaaataGTACACTTGACCCAAGATTAGACGGCTCTGGTGCACTTTAATGTCAACGTAATTGGTGAAACTACTTGACCTAAGAACTGGCTGGATTTTATGGTTGTAATCTGAGGCAACTGGAAGAGCAAGGGGTCCTTCCTTGCCTGATATTTAGTGGTCTACTTTAAGCATAACAAATGCAATTGGCAGggatgttttgttttgctatGATTTAAAACTTCCTGAGCCTAAGAATCAAGGTAAGACCGTTGGAGCTTAGCTTTTACCTATATTAGTTGTGAACTTTGCCTTCAGCTTCGTCATTTTTCACCTTTCATTTCATCCTAAACCATCTGCAATTTTCCccttattgaacaaatggagAGGTGGAGAGCTTCAAGTTGATCCCGGTGACTCATGTTGCAAACATCATACGTTCAAGCCAAATTGCTCTCTTGTCATCATTGATTTCCTGAAACTACATTCTTCTGGCAATTTATAGGAAGGAGTCTTGAGCATATTAAGGAAGACGATCTTAGGGCGACGCAATATTCAGTTTTCATCACACCAGTTAACTGGATGTGGACAAGTACAGAATGATTACAAATGTTATTTTCAGAACAGGGGAGCTACTACAAAACAAAGCCTATCAAAAGGAATGCAACCACATGATGAAAGAAACGAAAAGGTAGAAACTCCAGACTCACTGTGGATAATTGATTGTCATTTTTCCCAAGTGCAGATGGAACTCTAGAGAAATACTTTTGTGTCAAGTAGAGTGAAAAGGGAGCACCCTTTCCAAGACCTTGAAGAGCTTCATTAGCCCACTCCACCACTGCAACACAACAATGAATCACCAaaataacaacaaaacaaaaaggcaaACCACGATAATTACAGTAGTCTCCCTATAAATTGTGGCTTTAGCTTCCACTTCCACCACCAACAAACTTCAgagttgaatttaaaaaaacaaagaaaagtgagGAGCAATGGATGCTAGTCTGTTCAAGGCTGTGGTTTTGATGAGCATGCTTGTAATAGCTCAAGCTGATATTAATCCCTCTTATACCAATGCGGTTCCAAATGGCAACACTATACAAATCATCTTAATCCTTGTGGTTTACGATGTGCGAGAAAATGCATGTTGAGCCCAATATGTCTTTGCATATGCATGATTAAATGCAAGTTAACTCCTTCAGATGTTGTATATAATTGTATACAAAATTGTGCCAACTCCATTGCCATCACAAGGATTATTGATctacctttctctctctctagctttatcatgtttgttttgaattatatttcggTCATTGATATTCtttgtattttggttttatttgcTTGATATTGTAGATAAGCACTATATGACAAGCATCGTGGATTCATGCTATGCGAACTACTCCAAGAATAATCATATTATAATTAAGGGATTGCCAATTGCTGCCTAGCTCGCTGCGTGCAGCATGAATGTCCTGCGCtccagaaaaataaatgacaAATTATGCGTTGCATatgtaataattttaatttaaaataataataagattgTACCAATTTATATTGCTTTGTGGaccttatttatttctttgcaaatatatatgtatgtcaTTTCTttgcaaatatatatgtaacttCTTTCTAAACTACAATATGTCATGGCATTCCTATTTAACTCACCAACCATCGATATCTATTTATCCACCTATAGGCTATAGCTCAAGCTGATATTGATATCTATTTAGTGTTTTTGAGAATATTTGCAATAGCTCAAGCTGATATTGATGACGTCCCTGATTTTTCCTATCACTTGCATATGGAAAGAGTACCTTTTAATATGTAATAATTTTaactgaaaagaaaacaagagtACTTTTGGATTATTCATGAGCTGATTTTTCCACTCCACTTTTGTCTATTTACACTTCATTTGTTGGAAATTAGACTTTtgccaagagaaaaaaaaatctaaaaaccaCATATAGCGCactgctatactatttcttttttaaaaaaatttggaaaaatccGAGTATAGCCGTAAGGCTATTCTcagttttttctattttttatatatagtatagccgtgcggctttactcggttttttattttttatttttgataaagaaatcgtatagccgcgcggctgtactcagtttttaaatatttaagaaataaataaatagtatagtcgtCCGGCTTTGCCCGGctctgcatttttttttacaataaatagtatagccacgcggctatacCAAATTAGCAATTTCACATTTGATActgtattatacacgtacgtACCTATATTTCAATACTACATCCGTGTTTTGTACACGTCTTAAAGACTCGGTAAAATtcactttttttataataaaaaaacgtACAATACTCGTATTGAACAAATATGCATCAGGGAGCTGCTAACTTTTTATTTAGTAAAGTTTGGATTTTATACATCATGTATGCTCAGCACTAGTTGTATCTTCCGGAATAtgatttaattatttgttttcatttcttcattGTTGGGGAGTTGCTGGTGTGAATCCCCTATCTTCCTTTCTGCTTTCCGAATCCTTGCCTTATCTCCTTTCTTGCCTTAAGCCTGGAGACCTGTTGGGCAAGTGAGGAGAGGCTGTGCTGTGCTAGGTTGGGAGAGTATTCCCCTTCCTTTGTATTTTGGACAATACAATGACACTATAGTAATCGAATAACAAAGAACCACAAAATCAGTGTAAGAAAGTAAGTTTAAGGCATTCTGCTGCCCCCTCCCCAATTTTATCCCACACTCTGttcattagattaatttagaatatcgCTGTggttaaaattaattaaagaaaaagaaaaccttaTTGTTTCTAATAAACTAATGACATGGACATGCATCCATCACACATAGTATATcaactatttttatttttcgtttGCAAATATGTTGTGAtagattttgtgtttttattacaaaaacaTGCATTTTTATTACAGAACACATACATCGTTACAATTTGAAGAAATATGTAATGCATACATCGGAGGGTCACATATTAACAAAGAGAGCATTAATTTTCGACCTAGTTTAGGTGATGAGTTAGCCCTCATTCATGCGTACGTGTGAAAGGGGACCCATAATATATGTAACAGTATCACTCATAGGAAATCAACAACATGAAAAACTTGATTTGAGAGGAGTTAACTCAAATTATAGTGCTGTAGCAAAAAATCAAGCAGGATCACAACTGGGATGGTAAGTTAGTTGTAAATCATACCAACATAAGCCGCTATCGGTCCATTCTTGAGATGCTATCTTAGCCTATATGTTATAATCCTTGAAAATACCTtccttatttttcaaatattctTCCACTTGGTTTGGTGTGCATGACAAGGAATTTCCCTCAAATCTTCCACATCACATATTTTGACCAAGATAGATAAAGGCGCATATTTTGGCACAAACAAACATTTAACTCTCCTTTCATTTCAATTAAGAACATTACACAACGCATTAGACATATGCAGAGAATTTTACTGATCCATCTTATTAGAAAAGAATTTATATATCACTTTTCAGTGATGAATCTTTATTAATTACATACAATTAATCTTGACTTCGTTCCAATACATGTGCACACAAGACTATGTGTGCAAGATGTCATTGGCCAATATCTGAACTCGTTGAAGGCTCATCTTTCGGTGCCACTACATTGGCAGCATGCAAACCTTTACCAACTCTCTCATTCTTCCTCACCACTTCGTCCATATGAACATCATCCTCAATTGTTAACACCACAGCTTTTGATCCATAGGGACCTCCTACTATGTCTTCCTTGACCTTTTTATGTTCATCGAAGTTAATGATCTCAGTTTCTGCTTGGACATCTGAGCTCTTTACTTTTCCATGCAAACCCTTGTGGCCAATTGTCTCATTCTTCCTTATCTCCTCGTCTATATGGACATCATCTTCAACTGATAATACCACAGCTTGTGGTCCATAGGGACCTTCTACAATTTTCTCCTTGATCTTCCTGTGTTTGTCAATATGAATGATGTCGGTTTCTTGgattgtcttcttctttcttctcttaatCCAACAAAGTAGAGCAAATGCAAGGAATGCAAGGAAGAAAACTGAACCCAATGAGATGAACACAATGATTATGACGGTGGGATTATTGTCCGGGGATGGTGAGGGTGGCAGTGGCGGTGGTGGAGGGCGAACATGAGGCGGAGGTGGACGGAATGGGtggtgtggtggtggtggtggggttgAGTGGCTTGGAGGCTTTGCAGCCGGGGGTGGTGGTGCTGG
Proteins encoded in this window:
- the LOC18767537 gene encoding stearoyl-[acyl-carrier-protein] 9-desaturase 6, chloroplastic: MQGSLFLDTKTLAWPSRGHTQTSSHHLRRLTPPNSTIKFRQPQPISAVATSPPPSLTRQKTHSMPPEKVEIFKSLEGWASEHVLPFLKPVDQCWQPSAFLPDPALPKGEFLDRVQELRDRTNGLPDEYFVVLVGDMITEDALPTYQSMINGLDGVRDETGASSSPWARWTRAWTAEENRHGDLLRTFLYLSGRVDMLMIEKTVQYLIGAGMEPGTENNPYLGFVYTSFQERATFISHGNTARLAKDGGDPVLARMCGTIASDERRHEMAYSKIVEKLLEVDPTGAMVAIADMMRKKITMPAHLMYDGEDPKLFEHFAAVAQRLGVYTADDYADILEFLIGRWRLEKLEGLTAEGARAQEFVCGLAPRIRRLQERADERARKMGPHAVKFSWIFNKEVVL
- the LOC18766195 gene encoding glyceraldehyde-3-phosphate dehydrogenase, testis-specific, whose product is MAANPNKFYFPYFPPPSPPPPSAPSQSTPPPAAAPAAKPPSHSTPAPPPPAAKPPSHSTPPPPPHHPFRPPPPHVRPPPPPLPPSPSPDNNPTVIIIVFISLGSVFFLAFLAFALLCWIKRRKKKTIQETDIIHIDKHRKIKEKIVEGPYGPQAVVLSVEDDVHIDEEIRKNETIGHKGLHGKVKSSDVQAETEIINFDEHKKVKEDIVGGPYGSKAVVLTIEDDVHMDEVVRKNERVGKGLHAANVVAPKDEPSTSSDIGQ